TCAGCAGGGGCAGGTCCCGGTGGCTCTGCACCCACTTGGAGAAGTACTCGTTGATGATCGTCTCGGAGGTGGGCCGGACGACGACCGGCTCCTCCAGTTCCTTGCCGCCGCCGTGGGTGACCACCGCGAGCTCGGGCGCGAAGCCCTCGACGTGCTCGGCTTCCCTGGTCAGGTAGGACTGCGGGATGAACATCGGGAAGTAGGCGTTCTGAGCGCCGGCCTTCTTGATGCGGGCGTCCATCTCCTGCTGCATCCGCTCCCACAGGCCGTAGCCGTACGGTCGGATGACCATGGTGCCGCGCACCGGACCGTTGTCGGCCAGCTCGGCCTTGTTGATGAGGTCCTGGTACCAGCGCGGGAAGTCGTCCGCCTGGGGGGTGAGAACGGGTGCCTTTGCCATGGGGCGAATCGTACGGGGCATTCGGCCCCTCCTCCGAATCCGCCCGGGCCCGCGCCGCGTCCGATCGGGCGCTCGGGGCGCGGGGGCGCACGCCCGCGGCGCGCGGACAGCACGCTGTACCCCTCTGGACGGCGCGCCCGAGCCGCTGTTCGCTGGAGGGGGGCGGGACCTTGGGGGGAGCCACGGACACGACACCGAAGGACCGGATAGGAGGCCGCGATGGCTTCAGCGCAGGCGACCGGTACGACCGCAGAGCACGCGCTGGTACAGGACCGAACAGAGCCCGACGGGCCGGGGCCCGGCCGGGCCCGCGACTGGGCCGAGATCCAGGAACGGATGCTCGTACCGCTCTACGAGGCGGTCCACGACCGCCTGGAGGTCGGCCCGGCCACCAGCGTGCTCGGCCTCGGCTGCCGGTCGGGGCTGGCGCTGCTGCTCGCGGCGGGGCGGGGCGCCGAGGTCGCCGGACTGGAGGCGCAGCCGGAGCTGCGGCAGCTGGCCCGGGAGCGCCGGCTGCGGGTCGGAGCGGAGGGCCGGCCGGGGGGCCGGACCACGGCGGAGCAGGACGACGTCCCCCGCACGGCCTATTCACTGGTGACGGTTTTCGAGCAGCTGCCGGGAGCCTGCGACCCCGCACGGGTGGTCGCCGAAGCGGCACGTCTCACCCTGGCCGGCGGGCATGTGGTGCTGGCCGCGTGGGGTCCGCCCGAGCGCTGCGAGAGCGCGGCCGTGCTGGACGTGGCGCGCCGGCGGGCCGGGCGGACCACCGCGCGCGACCCGTTCGCGCTGAGCGCGCCCGGCGGCCTGGAGGACCTGCTCCTGGGCACGGGCCTGCGGCCGGCCGGCAGTGGCCGGGTGAGCTGCCCGTTCGCGTACGCGGACCTGGACAGCGCGGTGCGCGGGCTGCTCTCCACGGGCCTCTACGACAGCGCGGTCGAGTTCTCCGGCCGCTCGCTGGTGGCCAAGGAGCTGGAGGAGATCCTGCACCCCTACCGGCGGCCGGGCGGCGCGGTACGGATGGCGAACGTCTTCCGGTACGTCATCGCGGAGCGGATGCGCTGAGGCGACCGCGGGGCGGGGCGCACGTCGCACGACGTGCGCCCCGCCCCGCACGGACACACCCTCCCCGACCGGACACGCCCTCCCCGACCACCCCCACCTCAACCCGCGCGCGCCACGGCCCGCACGCACCTCAACCCGCGCGCGCCACGGCCCGCACGCACCCCGCCCCGCACGCGCCCCGCCCGGCTGCCCGCTCAGTCCGTCGGCAGGCCCGGCCGCTCCTCC
The sequence above is drawn from the Kitasatospora sp. NBC_00315 genome and encodes:
- a CDS encoding class I SAM-dependent methyltransferase, whose translation is MASAQATGTTAEHALVQDRTEPDGPGPGRARDWAEIQERMLVPLYEAVHDRLEVGPATSVLGLGCRSGLALLLAAGRGAEVAGLEAQPELRQLARERRLRVGAEGRPGGRTTAEQDDVPRTAYSLVTVFEQLPGACDPARVVAEAARLTLAGGHVVLAAWGPPERCESAAVLDVARRRAGRTTARDPFALSAPGGLEDLLLGTGLRPAGSGRVSCPFAYADLDSAVRGLLSTGLYDSAVEFSGRSLVAKELEEILHPYRRPGGAVRMANVFRYVIAERMR